The sequence ATCGGGTGTTCGTCATCAATCCTCCATCTCGCGAGCGATCTCCAGCGCGCAACCTAGCATGCGTTGCCGAGGTCTTGCACGGGCTGAACCGCAACGTAAGCTGGTGGTCGAACAAGGCGGCGCGCGTCCGCCGGAATGGGAGGATGACGATGCGATATCTTGGCCTGGCGCTGGCTGTCCTGGTCAGTACGGCAATCCCGGAAGCCGGCCATGCCGCCGAGCCGACCCGCTTCGTGCCGCTGAAGGCGGACGAGCTGACGCCGCCGCAGAAGGAATGGGCGGACGCGATCGCGGTGCCGCCGCGCAATGCCAAGTTCACCAACCCGCCCTACCGCGCCTATATCCGCAACCCCGAGCTCGCGCCAAAGCTCTCGGCGATGTCGGACTATCTGCGCTGGAATTCGTCGTTGCCGGCACGTCTCAGCGAATTCGCGATCCTGATCACGGCAAGGCAATGGACGGCGCAGTATGAATGGTTCGCGCATTATCCGCTGGCGATGAAGGCCGGCCTCGATCCTGCGGTCGCCAATGACATCGCCAACGGCGTACGGCCGCAGACGATGAAGGACGACGAGGCCGCGCTCTACGATCTTGCGATGGCGCTCTATCGCGACAAGAAGGTCTCCGACGAGGTCTACCGCGCCGCGCAGCAGAAATTCGGCGAGCGCGGCATCATGGATATCATCGGCCTGATCGGCTATTACGACCTTGTCTCGATGACGCTGATCACCATGCAGGCCGAAGCGCCGAACGACAGCGTGCCGCCGCTGCCGCCGCTGGCTGCGAAATAGAGGCAACACACGATCCGCTCTGAATTTGCGGATGGACAATTCTACTACCGCCATCCTGAGGTGGCCGCTTCTTCAGCGGCCCTCGAAGGGCGACGGGCCGGCTGCAT is a genomic window of Bradyrhizobium sp. CB1717 containing:
- a CDS encoding carboxymuconolactone decarboxylase, with the protein product MRYLGLALAVLVSTAIPEAGHAAEPTRFVPLKADELTPPQKEWADAIAVPPRNAKFTNPPYRAYIRNPELAPKLSAMSDYLRWNSSLPARLSEFAILITARQWTAQYEWFAHYPLAMKAGLDPAVANDIANGVRPQTMKDDEAALYDLAMALYRDKKVSDEVYRAAQQKFGERGIMDIIGLIGYYDLVSMTLITMQAEAPNDSVPPLPPLAAK